Within the Polyodon spathula isolate WHYD16114869_AA unplaced genomic scaffold, ASM1765450v1 scaffolds_1004, whole genome shotgun sequence genome, the region AACTCCAGAAACCGTGTTGTGCTTCTGGTGCCATCTCTAGGGTGCATCGTGTTTTAAAAGTAATACTGCAGACAATGCAGTAATGCAATGCCGCTGAGAGAGCGCCCTCTTGTGTTctaactgtataatatatatatatatatatatatatatatatatatataatatatatatatatatatatataatatatatatatatatatcaattcgAATCTTATCTCGGAACCGAAGTCTGAGCAACATCACAGGCAACACGTTTTGAGAAATGATGCGGCTCGCGTGAAAAATCATTTTGTTAGCAaaatattttacttcaaaaaaaaaatacattgatcgTTTAAATTCGTGCACTTGAATTGGTGTTGCGCAGGCGCGCTCACAAACGCCGAGGCGGGGGCGGGGCTCTGCTCCGTGTTAATCAAACTTGCTCCAGGAAATGCCGTCAATTGGTTTGCTGGTTGGCTACAAAAAAAAGTGCTCCACGTGCCTTCAGGCCGGCTGGTTGAGAGCCACTCATTGGCCGTTCCAGCTATCAATCATCCGAACGGGTTGGGAAAAGGGGCGGGAAGTTTGGTTGAGGAAGGAGTGCTGCGGCAGCGCGAGGCAGAGGGATAAACAGAGCAGTTGCATATCgatcccaaataaataaataatcgaaTTAATCGATACACAGCGACAGGCTGGAAACAGAGCGCGCGGCTCGGTCGGGTGCTCGCTGGTACCCTTGCACTTAGCTCGGAGCGGCGCGCGGTGCACGAACCCGTTCTGCAAGGGTTTTGGATTTAGGGGTTGCTGCATAACACTCGAGCCCCTGTGTTTTTTGGTGGCTGGGTCTCGGCCTGAGCAAAGAAGTGGGATGctgtagatttgtatttgttttattgtcacAGTTTAAGCGTTCCAGgtgaaaatagtttttgtttgtatactgtatatatgatcTGTTTCGATTTTGGATTTAGTTGTTTAGTTTCAGTTTGTTTGGGCTAGGGTAGGGTGGTGCGCCCCCCCGGCCGCCTAAGCGAAATGCTGAGATTTGCATGAGGCTCGACTCCTCTAAGACACGCGCGCCGggggttgtttaaaaaaaaaaaaaaaaaaaaaaaaaaaaaaaaaaagtttttcagatAAGTAATTAGAAAGACTtgttgcaaaaccaaaaaaacaaaaccatggagCTGTATTTAAGTGTGTTAGTCGCAGTGTGAATGTGAGCTGGACCGCCTCCCTGTTCAGCGCACCAGGGCAGGTTGCAGTGTTACTGTTCAGCGCTCTGGTGTTTAAATGGTGCGCTGAAGCGTCCCCGCCGCTACTTGTGATACACTTGTAAATTGGACGCGCGGTATTCACGAACAGTCCTGCGGTCATGACTCAAGAGAAGATGGAACTGGACCTGAGTACCCCCGTGTCCATGTTACAGGCGGACGGGAACCTGAGGCGGTCCAGCAGTGCCCCCATGATAAACGGGCTGAGGTACGAGACTCCAGCGCTCGGGAGGGGTTGGGTTTTCACAGCGGACTGCTGGTATTtggaatgtgttttttatttaattacaagattattattttttgtttaattattttaacaatgcTGCCCTGTGGGTTAGGGCAAGTTATTAGAATAATTAGTTACACCCCACCCCTTCTTATAAGTGGCATTTAAACCCTCAGAATGTTAACTTTTAGTTTTGCTAAGAGTTTGAACcctaataatattaaaaatatttagagCCCCTTATTCCGCTTTCACTGAGACTTTTGCATAGCATGTTGTGCCACTGGTGGCCAAACAATCTAACTGctttcttaaatttaaaatatctagTGCTATTTTCCTGTGGGGCATGTCTAATCTATCTCGTCTGCACACTTACTAAATTCAAATGAGGATTCTGTCCTTGGATTCTTGAGCAGCTGAACATACTTGGGTTTGACTGCTTGTCGAGCCTTCCTTGTGTCTGTGATCCTTTGAATAttgctgccctctgcaataatcattgcattcaaacagtCAAGCTGCCCTTGCAGTTACAGACCTTTTCATACCCCTGCATGTGGCAGCTCGGAGTTGGACTGGGCCTCTGCCTGGGGGCTCACGGGCTGCACTGGTTCCGGCTCCCTGTCTCTCCACAGGGAGTCCGGACAGACCACTGACATGCTAGAGTAAACCACATGGAGTTAACAGGGCCACCAGTCTCCCAGCACAGGCTGAGTGGTAGTATAACACTCCAACATGCATGACAAtacacagggatgggaataagactcctgttgcatagcagtttcacacattccaggttttattacgagcTTGATTACCCACAGTGTGCAAAGCTCAGTGGcttattaaacacagtaaaaccagcaatggattATTTCCGTCCCTGAGGTATACAAGGCTAATGAAATTGTCTTGACCAGTTAGGGGAGTTGGATAGTAGTGTGTGTTGATAAGCCTGTTTTTCTGTGGTTCTTTCGCCTATGTCTAGTGATCACACTCCAGTGTTCCAGGGAGAGACGCTGCGCAGTCGCAGAAACAGCACAACACTTGTGAACCGCCACAGTCTGGTAAGCCTGCCCTGCTCACAGCAATGCCTGGCTCTCTAACACGGGGGTGATATTTAGATATAATATTAGAATAAAATGTGATGCTTTTCCACAGTCCCGTCGGTGATGTCAGAAATAGCTTCAGAATGCGGAGTTGTTCTGAAAAGCCAGACTGTGGGCTGGAttcgttttagtttttttctttggtaGATCCCGTTCGTTCacaaatttaaatacaattttacagaAATGTTAAATTTATGTGAACTTCTGTGGCAGTTGAAGTGTCCCAGTCATAactttgagctaaaaaaaaaacatttatgcaaATCCAGTCTATACATAGATATGAAACCTAACGTGGTACAATTGTGCACtttgactgaaggggatataatTGGATATATAAAGTACTTGTGTTTCTGTATAGAATCTAACTAAAGGTGCAGGAACAAGCTCTTAATTAGCCACCCTACGTTTGTCAGACAATAGCAGTAGTTCTGAGGTTAAGACAATCAGATCTGATTCAAGAAGTTCGCTTTGACAGGAGTCTGAGTGTCACTACAGCTGCATTTCCAGCACATCCTGGCAAAGAGCAGCGCTCTCCACTGTCCTGTACGCTGGCttgtgtctcagagcagcgctctccactgtcctgtacgctggcgtgtgtctcagagcagcgctctccactgtcctgtacgctggcttgtgtctcagagcagcgctctccactgtcctgtacgctggcgtgtgtctcagagcagcgctctccactgtcctgtacgctggcttgtgtctcagagcagcgctctccactgtcctgtacgctggcgtgtgtctcagagcagcgctctccactgtcctgtacgctggcttgtgtctcagagcagcgctctccactgtcctgtacgctggcttgtgtctcagagcagcgctctccactgtcctgtacgctggcgtgtgtctcagagcagcgctctccactgtcctgtacgctggcgtgtgtctcagagcagcgctctccACTGTCCTGTTCGCTGgcgtgtgtctcagagcagcgctctccactgtcctgtacgctggcttgtgtctcagagcagcgctctccactgtcctgtacgctggcttgtgtctcagagcagcgctctccactgtcctgtacgctggcgtgtgtctcagagcagcgctctccactgtcctgtacgctggcttgtgtctcagagcagcgctctccactgtcctgtacgctggcgtgtgtctcagagcagcgctctccACTGTCCTGTTCGCTGgcgtgtgtctcagagcagcgctctccactgtcctgtacgctggcttgtgtctcagagcagcgctctccactgtcctgtacgctggcgtgtgtctcagagcagcgctctccACTGTCCTGTTCGCTGgcgtgtgtctcagagcagcgctctccactgtcctgtacgctggcgtgtgtctcagagcagcgctctccactgtcctgtacgctggcttgtgtctcagagcagcgctctccactgtcctgtacgctggcgtgtgtctcagagcagcgctctccACTGTCCTGTTCGCTGGCttgtgtctcagagcagcgctctccACTGTCCTGTATGCTGGCttgtgtctcagagcagcgctctccactgtcctgtacgctggcgtgtgtctcagagcagcgctgTCCACTATCCTGTACGCTGgcgtgtgtctcagagcagcgctctccACTCTCCTGTACGCTAAcctgtgtgtctcagagcagcggTCTCCACTCTCCTGTACGCTgatctgtgtctctgtctttccAGATCCCTCCCTCTTCGCCTGTTCGTGTTCCCAGCAGCCGGCTCTATCAGATCAAACAGGTAAAGATCTCCAATTCTATCAGCTGTTTTTGGATGTTAACCTATTTTTAGCTGTGCATTTTCAGTCGTGTTAAAGCACTGTATGTTATCAGGTATGCAGTGAAAAGCCCGCACTGCCACTGATCCCTTGTCGGCAGTGTTGTGAGCATAGGCTTGTGAAATATGTAGACAGGGGGCAGGGGTAGTGGTGACcttaacaaacaaaatatgtgAAATTCTGCAAAATGGTAGATAAGGTGGACTTTAATGGAGCTGTGCATACAGAGGCTGAGTTTCACTGTGTCCTTCAGGAGGAAGGCGTAGACGTGATGAACAGGGAGACTGCTCGTGAGAGGTGAGTGTGGGGAACCTGGCCAGATCTCGCCCGTCCAAACACTGTGCTTTAAGATGACTGGTTTAATCTGTGGTCAGTCttcttgctttgtgtttttattacagtagtgtgtgtgtgtgtgtgttgtgcatgCAATAATATTCTGTTAGAATGGCTGTATCATTCACTTGCAATGTAACATGTACGTTTTTGCGCCtgttgatctgtgtgtgtgttagtgaggGATTGTTAATGCCTGCTGCCTGTGTGCTCACACCTCTCTCCTTCTCTTTAAGGGAGGTGCAGGCAGCCATGCAGATGAGCCAGTCCTGGGAGGAGAGTCTTAGTCTGGTAACTAAAAGATGCCCTCAGATTTTATTGGCCTCAGATTTTAATGTTTATACAGCTCTGTAGTTGGCTGAAGAGCTCTTGAGTGCCCTTCAATTTTTTCAGTTCTCTCATTGAAACAACCTGGTTTTGCAGCATGAGAGCGTttgtggtggtgatgatgatgatgctgcaGTTTAAGACAATCGATCGCTACTTCATGGTACATGAGAACTGTTATGCATGTGGCAGCTCGGAGTTGGACCGGGCCTCTGCCTGGGGGCTCACGGGCTGCACTGGTTCCGGCTCCCTGTCTCTCCACAGGGAGTCCGGACAGACCACTGACATGCTAGAGTAAACCACATGGAGTTAACCGGGCCACCAGTCCCAGCACAGGCTGAGTGGTAGTATAATACTCCAACATGCATGACCATACACAGTGGTGGGAATAAGACTCCggttgcatagcggtttcacccgttccaggttttattacaagcttgattacCCACAGCGTGTATAGGGAACCAGCTCTGATGTGGCAGTATAAATCTCTGACATGACTGGCCCTCTCGCTGGTTATTCCTAAGCTTCTCTTCTCCTCTTGTCTCAGAGTGATAATGACTTGGACAAGTCTGCGTCTCCAAAGCGGATTGATTTTGTTCCTGTGTCCCCAGCTCCGTCTCCCACCAGAGGGATTGGGAAGGTAGGAGGCTTGGCTGTAGTTTGCATCGTCTCATGCTGTACCAGGTACTGCGAGTGCTGGGATGTTACCAGTACCTCCTGGCATTAATCCTACTCGTTCACATGCCAGCAGCTTTCTCATCATTTGTCAAAGgatttatttcatttagtttCCTTCAGTGCAATCTCTTTGCTAATTGACGCAGTCTTCCAGTGAATGTTTAGTATTGTGTTAATGCATGtaattcagttcagtgtgtgagCCTTGTTACCACCCTGTAAATATATATCTGTTTTGTTTCAGCAATGTTTCTCGCCGTCTCTGCAGATCTTCGTGAGCAGTAACGGGCTTCCTCCCAGCCCTGTCCCCAGTCCCACCAGACGCTTTGCAACGTGAGTCAAACCatccaaaaaaacaaccacagaGCAGAACCTGCACACAGCCCCCTCAACCACAGAGCAGAACCTGCACACAGCCCCCTCAACCACAGAGCAGTACCTGCACATAGCCACTTCAGAACCGAAGAGCAGCCACTTCAGAACCACAGAGCAGGAGACCAGTAAACGTTTCAGTGCGTgattctgtttatttatgttgCAGACGAAGGAGTCAAAGTCCCATTAACTGTATCCGACCGAGTGCCCTTGGACCCCTCAAAAGAAAAGGTATAAATATCATCCTCATCATTATTAAATACACTTCCGTCTCGAATCCCTGGGATTTGGATTCAAATACTTTTTAGTTAGAAACATATCGCTCTAGCAGGGGAGTGATCACATTAAAGTCAgatgtatataaatattaaaataatacaagtgtGTTTTATTAACCAGCAGGCCCTCAGACACCTGCATGTCCTATTTTGTGTGTTGCTTATCATcttttgtgtgtgttggttttttttttacaggtgaaATGGAAACGGAGAGCCAGCCGAAGAGACTGTTCCAGGGGACGACCACCATGCTGACTCCTGACATGTCGCACCTGCCCGACCTCGGCTCCTGGTGAGGCTCGGGAGAGCGCTCCCCGGGGAGGGTGCAGCCAGTCCAGGATCGATGCTGTGCATTAGATTAAATCTAAGCACAATGCAGTTTATCTCGTAGCCCAGTTCTGTAGTGAACGGCACCCTATCATTGCGGTTGGAGTCCAGTGTGCTGGGGATGTAGTGAAGACACCCCTAGATAGACACTGGTCTTTGTACAAATCTAGAAAAATACTGATCCGACTGACCTTATAATTTAGACAGGTTGAGCATCAGAATGTGGGGGCAGCTGTCTGAGCAGGTGTAGTGCACCTCCTTTTCATATGTAGATGCATATACTGCACCTGTAGGCTACtgtgtgctttttaatttttttacactgATGGCCCTGTTTGTCTTAACAGCTGTGCTGCTGACGATGGCTGTTATTGACACACTGGGTGTCAGGGTCTCTTCCACTGCATGTGGCAGCTCGGAGTTGGACCGGGCCTCTGCCTGGGGGCTCACAGGCTGTACTGGTTCCGGCTCCCTGTCTCTCCACAGGGAGTCCGGACAGATCACTGACATGCTAGAGTAAACCACATGGAGTTAACAGGGCCATCAGTCTCCCAGCACAGGCTGAGTGGTAGTATAATACTCCAACACATACatagggatgggaataagactccggttgcatagcagtttcacccactccaggttttattagaagcttgattagccccagtgtgcatAGGGAATCTGCTCAGACTTGGTAGTATAAATCTCTGACGTGACTAGCACCGTTCTGGTTCTGTATTCTATAGACggcagtggtgtagtggagctggagcactgcattggtactgtattctatagacagcagtggtgtagtggagctggagcactgcattggtactgtattctatagacagcagtgtgtaGTGGAGCTGGAGCACTGCATTGGTACTGTattctatagacagcagtgtgtaGTGGAGCTGGAGCACTGCATTGGTACTGTattctatagacagcagtggtgtagtggagctggagcactgcattggtactgtattctatagacagcagtgtgtaGTGGAGCTGGAGCACTGCATTGGTACTGTATTATATAGACAGCAGTGTGTAGTGGAGCTGGAGCACTGCATTGGTACTGTattctatagacagcagtgtAGCTGGAGCACTGCATTGGTACTGTATTATATAGACAGCAGTGTGTAGTGGAGCTGGAGCACTGCATTGGTACTGTattctatagacagcagtgtgtaGTGGAGCTGGAGCACTGCACTGGTACTGTATTCTGTAGACCgcagtggtgtagtggaggtggagcactgcattggtactgtattctatagacagcagtggtgtagtggagctgGAGCACTGCATTGGTACTGTATTCTGTAGACCgcagtggtgtagtggaggtggagcactgcattggtactgtattctatagacagcagtggtgtagtggagctgGAGCACTGCATTGGTACTGTATTCTGTAGACCgcagtggtgtagtggaggtGGAGCACTGCATTCTGGTACTGTATTCTATAGACCgcagtggtgtagtggaggtGGAGCACTGCACTGGTACTGTattctatagacagcagtggAGCTGGAGCACTGCACTGGTACTGTATTCTGTAGACCgcagtggtgtagtggaggtGGAGCACTGCACTGGTACTGTattctatagacagcagtggagctggagcactgcattggtactgtattctatagacagcagtgtgagctggagctggagcactgCACTGGTACTGTATTCTGTAGACCgcagtggtgtagtggaggtGGAGCACCATTCTGGTACTGTattctatagacagcagtggtGTGCCGGAACTAGCGTAATAGGTAAGCTACGTCACATGACTCTCATCTCccgcacaactgtctgattcagtcttAAGTCTGCAGTTCTCTTGATGCATTAGCAACTACTTCTTTCAAGAAGGCTGACAGACGATGGCAACAGTGCTTCCGGGAACCAGCCCCTTCACATGCAGGAGCACACCACTGGTTTTAATGATTTCCCAGCAatgatctttctctctctctctgcagtctatCTTCGCGGTTCCTGGATGGCAGTCTGCGCAGACTGGGCTCCTCCTCGGACTCCCCCGCCAAGATGGACTCCTCTTCGGACTCCCCTGCGGAGATGGGCTCCTCGTCGCAGTGCCCCTACCCCTGCTCTTCATTCAGCCCTGTGCTTGACCGGTCTCCCAAGTGACCTTCTGCTGAACCAAACGCCTGCTGGGCTTAGTTACTTtgagtttttgttcttttacttTAAGGATTGTTTACAGTTTAATGCAGAACAGTTCAgcagctttttgtgtgtgtgtttgtgaggtgCACTGACCTGCAGTTCAGCGTTAGCGATGAAGAGATCAATGGACAGGAGGTGCTGGTCAAGCTGTAGTCACAATGGCATCTGTTTAATTTTCAGAAGGGTAAGCAAGTTAGGGGGCGTGCTCACGGGGAAAATTGGCAAACGAATTGggtggtggtgtgttttttttcttcctctaatagaaaaaaaactgattttgtgACATTGCTCTGATGATTCACTGTGACAAGTTTAAACTGGAAAtgcaaaaataacctttttttttttttttttttttttttttttttttttgctgctgggATGTAAATATTGCTGAAGTTGAATAGCAGTTTGggccattccaggttttcatcTTGCTTTAGTGAAGCTGTAGAGAGGAAACTCTTAGGGTGGCATTAAACtgccagtaaaacctggaataactGCGAGTGCTCAACGAATCATTTCTTTTTCTCCCATCCTTGGCTGTACTTGACTTTCGTGTCTCCAGAAGCACTGGCGCTGTGGTGTGAATGTCCCTGGCAGGGATTGGACACTAGACGAGGGTTTTTCACACACCTAACCGAGACGTACACACTACTTCACTCTACCCTGTTTCTGCACAAGTGAACTGCAATCCCAGCTGCAGTATTTTAAGACCCATTCGAACGGGTGTTTCATTGAATGAATAAGTAGGCTGCTTGTTATAGTGAAAGAGAGAATCGTTTAATATATTTGATAACGGTTATAAAGAGGACAGCGTTGAAGTGGAATTCTTCATCAGTGGGGGTAATGCTGCTTTCACTCTGCACTTTAGAGCACTTGATCAAGGACAAGGGTGTGGAGTCTGTTTAAACGTGGCTGGCGTTTGTAGTGTGCAGAGTACAgatgtgtgtttgggagtggaaTCGAGCTCTGCAGTTACTCTTTCAAACCGGGGTatgctttttatttgtgtttgttgaaGAGCAGCTTTAATGTAAACTGGAGATCCAGCATCCAGGCTGTGTGACGATGTGTTCCTGAAGTGGTCTGGTGCTGTGGTCTGCACATTTAAAAGCTTTGTTCATATTGGCAGACGTTTATTATAAGTTGCACACCCTGTCATTCTTTACTTGCATTAAAAACTGGGATTGCAGAAATGATCGGGCATATTATCGCAGGTCTCCCGTCACTAAATCCAGCGCTGTTTCCATCTGACCCCTCGAAGCCTTTCTGATTACGTGTGTGTTCTCTTTAGCCTGTCGTAGATCAGCCAGGATCGCACTAGGATTATTAAGAAGCGTTCTACAGTATCACGCTAAGTTTGTAATATGAGAGTCTATAGGCTATGCTGCCAGAGTTGTGAAccatgtgtggttttttttgcatttattttttatgtgtagATATATATCTTGATCTACCTTACCCTGGCCAAGCGCTGCTTCCTCTCCAGTGGCTGTCATTACACTAGTTTTGAAGTGGTTTTTGCTCTCGTTTTGCAGCATAAGCACATTAGTACAGTTTAGAATTGCGCTTGAGTTTAATGAAGTTAGAGTCCCTATTCTACAGTCTCCATGGAGTTGTATTGAAGACTCTGTCCAGACTGCACTTCTCATCTTTATGTTTGTAGTGATCTGCGCTCTGTTTGTCAGATGGATGAGAGACGGGCTGAACATTCATGgggagatttttttaaaagtaaaaaagcagcaaactgaaatgtatttatttttttgggggggtggcaGGCGGTTCAAAAAAATGATCACcacttttacaatgtttttattttataaatcaaatgttatgtgcaatttaattttatatttatatatatataatatatatatatatatatatatatatatatatatatattacacacacacacacacacacacacaccacacaccacagcATACACATTAACACGTGTTTCAGTCACTTAAGTGGTTggttgtagtatttttattttaaattaattttataaatatgtatatatttcatttaGGTAGATTATTTGCtgagtttacaaaaaaaagttcagaatTTAAAATG harbors:
- the LOC121309205 gene encoding P2R1A-PPP2R2A-interacting phosphatase regulator 1-like, with the protein product MTQEKMELDLSTPVSMLQADGNLRRSSSAPMINGLSDHTPVFQGETLRSRRNSTTLVNRHSLIPPSSPVRVPSSRLYQIKQEEGVDVMNRETAREREVQAAMQMSQSWEESLSLSDNDLDKSASPKRIDFVPVSPAPSPTRGIGKQCFSPSLQIFVSSNGLPPSPVPSPTRRFATRRSQSPINCIRPSALGPLKRKGEMETESQPKRLFQGTTTMLTPDMSHLPDLGSCLSSRFLDGSLRRLGSSSDSPAKMDSSSDSPAEMGSSSQCPYPCSSFSPVLDRSPK